A window of Nitrospira sp. genomic DNA:
CCCCGAGTCCGCAGCGCGGTCCGGAGCCGAGCCAACGAATGTCGTTGGCGATCTTCATCAGGCTGACGGCCAGGGTGCGGAGTTCTCCGCTGGCTTCAACCAGGGAATCCTGTGCCGACTGACCTTCAAAGTGGTTGACCGCTTCCTTGAAACTGCAGCTGGTTTCCTTTGAAATGATAGCCATGACCTTGGAGGCGAATTTCGGATGGCAGTTCAGACCGGTGCCGACCGCGGTGCCGCCGAGGGCGACTTCGCTGAGCGCTGCCTGTGCCCGTTTCATCCGTGCGATGCCCAACTCAATCTGTCTGGCATAGCCTCCGAATTCCTGTCCCAATCGGACCGGTGTCGCGTCCTGTAAATGGGTGCGTCCGATTTTCACGATCTTGTCGAATTCGCGGGCCTTGTTCTTGAGTGATTTATGGAGTTCGGTCAGCGCGGGGATCAGCTGCCGTTCGATCGTTTCGGATGCCGCGATGTGAATGGCCGTCGGAATCACGTCATTGCTCGACTGTCCCAGGTTCACATGATCGTTCGGGTGGACCAACTTGCTGCCTCTGGCACCTCCGAGCAGTTCCGTCGCGCGATTGGAAATGACTTCGTTGGTGTTCATGTTTGTCGACGTACCGGAACCGGTTTGGAAAATATCCACCGGAAATTCCGCATCGAGCCGACCGTCAACCACTTCGGTCGCAGCCCGCACGATGGCGTCCGCCGGCTTTTTATCGAGCAGTTTGAGCGAATGATTGACCGAGGCCGCGGCGCGTTTGATCAAGCCCATGGCTCGGATCATGGAGCGCGGAATGCGCAGTGAACTGATCGGGAAGTTTTCGATCGCGCGGGCCGTTTGCACGCCATAGTACGCATTGGATGGAACCGGCAGTTCCCCCATGGTGTCGCGCTCGATGCGCGTGGCTGTCGTCAGGGATGGCGTGTTGTCGGACGTGCGTGACGCTTTCTTCATCGTCGGATCTCCT
This region includes:
- a CDS encoding class II fumarate hydratase gives rise to the protein MKKASRTSDNTPSLTTATRIERDTMGELPVPSNAYYGVQTARAIENFPISSLRIPRSMIRAMGLIKRAAASVNHSLKLLDKKPADAIVRAATEVVDGRLDAEFPVDIFQTGSGTSTNMNTNEVISNRATELLGGARGSKLVHPNDHVNLGQSSNDVIPTAIHIAASETIERQLIPALTELHKSLKNKAREFDKIVKIGRTHLQDATPVRLGQEFGGYARQIELGIARMKRAQAALSEVALGGTAVGTGLNCHPKFASKVMAIISKETSCSFKEAVNHFEGQSAQDSLVEASGELRTLAVSLMKIANDIRWLGSGPRCGLGEINLPETQPGSSIMPGKVNPVIAESVTMVCAQVIGNDVTVTVGGQAANFELIVMLPVMAYNLLQSIELLATASTNFAVKCIGGIKANEERCKSLIEESLAMCTALAPVIGYEAAAKLAKDAYKSGKTVREVAREQNVLPEKRLSQLLDPWRMTQAGGPVGSAGG